The proteins below come from a single Oryzomicrobium terrae genomic window:
- a CDS encoding DNA ligase yields MRALILALGLMLLPVGVLADPALLLARTYRPGTGVDLGAYWVSEKYDGVRGYWDGRQLWSRGGEPIAAPAWFTAGWPATPLDGELWAGRGGFARAAGTVRQQVAVEADWRQLRYLVFDLPAHSGTFDERLVALEVAVAAIGQPWVQAVVQFRVASEGELRRRLAAVVADGGEGLMLHRGDSRYQAGRSDDLLKVKPYDDGEARVVGYLPGKGKYRGQLGALLVETPEGRRFGLGSGLDDAARRNPPPVGTWVTYRHNGLTEHGLPRFPRYLRVRADWSAGTAAR; encoded by the coding sequence ATGCGCGCCCTGATCCTTGCCCTCGGCCTGATGCTGCTGCCCGTCGGCGTCCTTGCCGACCCAGCCCTGCTGCTGGCCCGGACCTACCGGCCCGGCACCGGGGTGGACCTGGGCGCCTACTGGGTCAGCGAAAAATACGACGGGGTGCGCGGCTACTGGGACGGCCGGCAGCTGTGGAGCCGGGGCGGGGAACCGATCGCCGCTCCGGCCTGGTTCACCGCCGGCTGGCCGGCCACGCCCCTGGATGGCGAGCTGTGGGCCGGTCGGGGCGGTTTTGCCCGGGCGGCGGGGACGGTGCGTCAGCAGGTGGCGGTAGAGGCGGACTGGCGTCAGTTGCGGTACCTGGTGTTCGACCTGCCGGCCCATTCGGGCACTTTCGATGAACGCCTGGTGGCCCTGGAGGTGGCGGTGGCGGCCATCGGCCAGCCCTGGGTGCAGGCGGTGGTCCAGTTCCGCGTCGCCAGCGAGGGGGAATTGCGCCGCCGTCTGGCGGCGGTGGTGGCCGACGGCGGCGAAGGCCTGATGCTGCACCGCGGCGATTCCCGCTACCAGGCCGGGCGCAGCGACGACCTGCTCAAGGTGAAGCCCTACGACGACGGCGAAGCCCGGGTGGTGGGCTATCTGCCGGGCAAGGGCAAGTACCGGGGCCAACTGGGGGCCCTGCTGGTGGAAACCCCGGAAGGGCGCCGCTTCGGCCTGGGCAGTGGCCTGGACGATGCCGCCCGGCGCAATCCGCCCCCCGTGGGGACCTGGGTCACCTACCGCCACAACGGCCTCACCGAGCATGGCCTGCCGCGCTTTCCCCGCTACCTGCGGGTGCGGGCGGACTGGAGCGCCGGCACGGCGGCCCGCTAA
- a CDS encoding glycosyltransferase yields the protein MSILPKIIRPVGRLAACLMGGWLLCAATAPHAADAMPSPPSPAVAPAEAPTYYGAEVPPTSVLRFKPIQAWQALPPDTGFVRSRLSMISNETAVIAQMLLFAVLGLIVIYTVRHYYFAFNRLFGRQRHPYVDIDTAVWPTVTVFIAAHNEEAVIANSLEALLDVDYPPERIRLMPVNDRSTDRTKEIIDSYVARFPGRITPFHRTGGKPGKSAALKDATELVDSDIIIIFDADYVPGKGLIKQLVAPFLDPENGAVMGRVVPLNTGSNLLTRLLDLERSGGYQVDQQARMNLRMVPQYGGTVGGVRRAALESIGGWRDDALAEDTDLTYRLLLAGWKTVYQNRSECYEEVPESWPVRVRQIMRWAKGHNQAALRYAGRLLFCRGVSFAERVDGLLLLGVYAMSPLLLFGWILAIFLFYCTTNQWLSGALAMFALMGYGALGNFAAYFEISAAVHLDGNRNRIRLLPLNLFGFLISLLAIARATWNQFFFDWLLRRNLVWDKTVRYRQPGAPHVALPSGSTPHHQIGALR from the coding sequence ATGTCCATCCTCCCCAAAATTATCCGCCCGGTAGGCCGTCTGGCCGCGTGCCTGATGGGGGGATGGCTGCTGTGCGCGGCTACCGCGCCGCACGCCGCCGATGCGATGCCGTCGCCCCCGTCGCCCGCCGTGGCGCCGGCTGAAGCGCCGACCTATTACGGCGCCGAGGTGCCCCCCACGTCCGTGCTGCGCTTCAAGCCGATCCAGGCCTGGCAGGCCCTGCCTCCGGACACGGGGTTCGTCCGCTCGCGCTTGTCGATGATCTCCAACGAGACGGCGGTGATCGCCCAGATGCTGCTGTTTGCCGTGCTCGGGCTGATCGTTATCTATACCGTCCGCCACTACTACTTCGCCTTCAACCGTCTGTTCGGCCGGCAGCGCCACCCCTACGTGGATATCGACACGGCGGTCTGGCCGACGGTGACCGTGTTCATCGCCGCCCACAACGAGGAGGCGGTGATCGCCAACTCCCTGGAGGCCCTGCTCGACGTGGACTACCCGCCCGAGCGCATCCGCCTGATGCCGGTGAACGACCGTTCCACCGACCGCACCAAGGAAATCATCGACAGCTACGTGGCCCGCTTTCCCGGGCGCATCACGCCGTTCCACCGCACCGGCGGCAAGCCGGGCAAGTCGGCGGCGCTGAAGGACGCCACCGAACTGGTGGACAGCGACATCATCATCATCTTCGATGCCGACTACGTGCCCGGCAAGGGCCTGATCAAGCAGCTGGTGGCCCCCTTCCTCGACCCGGAAAACGGCGCGGTGATGGGCCGGGTGGTGCCGCTCAACACCGGCAGCAACCTCCTTACCCGCCTGCTCGACCTGGAGCGGTCCGGCGGCTACCAGGTGGACCAGCAGGCGCGCATGAACCTGCGCATGGTGCCCCAGTACGGAGGCACCGTGGGCGGGGTACGCCGCGCCGCCCTGGAAAGCATTGGCGGCTGGCGCGACGACGCCCTGGCCGAGGATACCGACCTGACCTACCGCCTGCTCCTGGCCGGCTGGAAGACGGTCTACCAGAACCGCTCCGAGTGCTACGAGGAAGTGCCGGAAAGCTGGCCGGTGCGGGTGCGCCAGATCATGCGCTGGGCCAAGGGCCACAACCAGGCCGCGCTGCGCTACGCCGGGCGCCTGCTGTTCTGCCGTGGCGTGAGCTTCGCCGAGCGGGTGGACGGCCTGCTGCTGCTCGGGGTGTATGCCATGTCGCCGCTGCTGCTGTTCGGCTGGATCCTGGCCATCTTCCTGTTCTACTGCACCACCAACCAGTGGCTGTCCGGCGCCCTGGCCATGTTCGCCCTGATGGGCTACGGCGCCCTGGGCAACTTCGCCGCCTACTTCGAGATCTCGGCGGCGGTGCATCTGGACGGCAACCGTAACCGCATCCGCCTGCTGCCCCTCAACCTGTTCGGTTTCCTGATCAGCCTGCTGGCCATCGCCCGGGCCACCTGGAACCAGTTCTTCTTCGACTGGCTGCTGCGCCGCAACCTGGTGTGGGACAAGACCGTACGCTACCGCCAACCGGGCGCACCGCACGTGGCGCTGCCTTCCGGGTCGACGCCCCACCACCAGATCGGCGCGCTGCGGTGA
- a CDS encoding polymer-forming cytoskeletal protein: MGLLLLALSCAVLFLLPLVPAALEWWRPSDNAPLRVVREYDGSISHFAASFQRFVDAQLRPYLEQARSSAGQVEGALANGTRIIAVAPGQPLHLDDEEEKRRECERLILSPGDLTLPGERIYSGEIFAQGAIHGGPGLVLRAALAKGDIDLAAESYVMRWIHAEGEAVVGVRSRLYGRASAVRRLAVGPGSQFGRIFAPRIEFTPVAPPARPARLVLQRRPALALPSRVQANDVGRWLVRGDLAVQPQCWHRGHLIAAAGLQVGEGAFVAGSVKGNRDVTLAAGSCVLGSVVAAGSVFLAQDSRALGPIVAEDVVEIGPGCVVGTPEHPTTITAPHIRVAPGALVHGSVWAREGGEVLA, encoded by the coding sequence ATGGGACTCCTGCTCCTGGCACTGAGCTGCGCCGTGCTCTTCCTCCTGCCTCTCGTTCCCGCCGCGCTGGAATGGTGGCGCCCCAGCGACAACGCGCCGCTGCGGGTGGTGCGCGAGTACGACGGCAGCATCAGTCATTTCGCCGCCAGCTTCCAGCGCTTCGTCGATGCCCAGCTGCGCCCCTACCTGGAGCAGGCACGCAGCAGCGCTGGCCAGGTGGAAGGGGCCCTGGCCAACGGCACCCGCATCATCGCCGTGGCCCCCGGTCAGCCACTGCACCTCGATGACGAGGAGGAAAAACGGCGGGAATGCGAGCGCCTGATCCTCTCCCCGGGCGACCTCACCCTGCCCGGCGAACGCATCTACTCCGGCGAGATCTTCGCCCAGGGCGCGATCCACGGCGGCCCCGGCCTGGTGCTGCGGGCGGCCCTGGCCAAGGGCGACATCGATCTGGCGGCAGAAAGCTACGTCATGCGCTGGATCCACGCCGAAGGCGAGGCCGTGGTGGGTGTCCGCTCGCGCCTCTACGGCCGGGCCTCGGCCGTGCGTCGTCTGGCCGTGGGGCCGGGCAGCCAGTTCGGGCGCATCTTCGCCCCCCGCATCGAATTCACCCCGGTGGCCCCCCCTGCCCGCCCGGCCCGCCTGGTGCTGCAACGCCGGCCTGCCCTGGCGCTGCCGTCCCGCGTACAGGCCAACGACGTCGGCCGCTGGCTGGTGCGCGGCGACCTCGCCGTCCAGCCCCAGTGCTGGCACCGCGGTCACCTGATCGCCGCCGCCGGGCTGCAGGTCGGCGAAGGCGCTTTCGTCGCCGGTTCGGTCAAGGGCAACCGGGACGTTACCCTGGCGGCCGGCAGCTGCGTGCTGGGCAGCGTGGTGGCCGCCGGCAGCGTGTTCCTGGCCCAGGACAGCCGCGCCCTGGGCCCGATCGTCGCCGAGGATGTGGTGGAAATCGGGCCGGGTTGCGTGGTGGGCACGCCGGAGCATCCCACCACCATCACCGCGCCGCACATCCGCGTTGCCCCCGGCGCCCTGGTCCATGGTTCGGTCTGGGCCCGGGAAGGCGGCGAGGTGCTGGCATGA
- the wecB gene encoding non-hydrolyzing UDP-N-acetylglucosamine 2-epimerase: protein MTLSSSILLCMGTRPEIIKMAPVYHALKAANLRPLVLHTGQHREMANPMYEFFGMQPALSLELERRRESLSHLSSLMVDKIGKILEDSAPSAVLVHGDTSSALMAALAAFYQQIPVGHVEAGLRSHCAYDPFPEEKNRELIGRLASWHFAPTAQARANLLREGIAAETIHTVGNTIVDAVHLAGQMDGAKEAAIPELQRDLARLPALLPGRRLMLVTSHRRENLDGPLANIAGAVRDLLLESPDLLVVWPVHANPRVKETVHAVLDELPAEAAERLFLTQPMGYAALMWLLHRAWLVLTDSGGIQEEAAAVHTPILVLRETTERPELIEAGAGRLVGTDRQTIVTAVRELATRPETAAAMRNAINPFGDGHAGQRIAQVLSTNLAPQFPWLSASPVSA, encoded by the coding sequence ATGACTCTTTCCAGTTCCATTCTCCTGTGCATGGGCACCCGGCCCGAGATCATCAAGATGGCGCCGGTCTACCACGCCTTGAAGGCGGCCAACCTGCGTCCCCTGGTGCTGCATACCGGCCAGCATCGCGAGATGGCCAACCCGATGTACGAATTCTTCGGCATGCAGCCGGCCCTCAGCCTGGAGCTGGAGCGGCGCCGCGAGTCCCTCTCCCACCTGTCGTCGCTGATGGTCGACAAGATCGGGAAAATCCTCGAAGACAGCGCGCCGTCGGCGGTGCTGGTGCACGGCGACACCTCCAGTGCCCTGATGGCCGCCCTGGCTGCCTTCTACCAGCAGATCCCGGTGGGGCACGTGGAGGCCGGGCTGCGCTCCCACTGCGCCTACGATCCCTTCCCCGAAGAGAAGAACCGGGAACTGATCGGGCGCCTCGCCAGCTGGCACTTCGCCCCCACGGCCCAGGCCCGCGCTAACCTGCTGCGCGAAGGCATCGCCGCCGAGACCATCCACACCGTGGGCAACACCATCGTCGATGCGGTGCACCTGGCCGGCCAGATGGACGGCGCCAAGGAAGCGGCCATCCCCGAGCTGCAGCGGGATCTGGCCCGCCTGCCGGCGCTGCTGCCGGGGCGCCGCCTGATGCTGGTCACCTCGCACCGCCGGGAGAATCTGGATGGCCCCCTGGCCAATATCGCCGGCGCCGTGCGCGACCTGCTGCTGGAATCCCCCGACCTGCTGGTGGTCTGGCCGGTCCATGCCAATCCCCGGGTCAAGGAGACGGTCCATGCCGTTCTCGACGAGCTGCCGGCGGAAGCGGCCGAGCGCCTGTTCCTCACCCAGCCCATGGGCTATGCGGCCCTGATGTGGCTGCTGCACCGGGCCTGGCTGGTGCTGACCGATTCCGGCGGCATACAGGAAGAGGCCGCTGCGGTGCATACTCCGATCCTGGTGCTGCGCGAGACCACCGAGCGCCCCGAACTGATCGAGGCCGGCGCCGGCCGGTTGGTGGGGACCGACCGCCAGACCATCGTCACTGCAGTACGCGAGCTGGCGACCCGGCCCGAAACCGCGGCGGCCATGCGCAACGCCATCAACCCCTTCGGCGACGGCCATGCCGGCCAGCGCATCGCCCAGGTCCTGTCCACCAACCTTGCCCCCCAATTCCCATGGCTTTCCGCTTCTCCCGTCTCGGCCTGA
- a CDS encoding YaiO family outer membrane beta-barrel protein, whose amino-acid sequence MAFRFSRLGLTLLLGLTSSAWGADQAAAGGPLDVVANAPAAPVNASTDAPFMAPPPPAAVPPASGKAAEPQGQPADAGADDDLPGPPGPPGPPGPPGPPGPPGEPGEPGEPGEPEPEVPGPPGEPEPFVPHGSIDVGFGFSALTAGYQNWNGQFVRGVLASDPNNTWAAEVANLSQFGAGGILFALGNTHVINDDWYVSTAVSSSDGGFFLPRARGDVVLNRKFLEARNLVIGVGVSAIKAKDVHRDLALTLGAAYYFDAPWVIEGGVRINRSNPGSVITDYYNVAVTYGRDKERFISLRFAHGQEGYQVVGDTTALSNFSSRDTMLTWREWVQRDWGVQMRVGEYRNPYYQRIGGEFSLFWDF is encoded by the coding sequence ATGGCTTTCCGCTTCTCCCGTCTCGGCCTGACCCTGCTGCTCGGCCTGACCTCGAGCGCCTGGGGGGCGGACCAAGCCGCCGCGGGGGGCCCGCTGGACGTGGTGGCCAATGCCCCCGCTGCCCCGGTCAATGCCAGTACCGATGCTCCTTTCATGGCCCCGCCCCCGCCGGCTGCCGTGCCGCCCGCCAGCGGCAAAGCGGCGGAACCCCAAGGCCAGCCGGCAGATGCCGGCGCAGACGACGATCTGCCGGGCCCCCCCGGACCGCCGGGGCCTCCCGGGCCTCCCGGGCCTCCCGGACCCCCGGGGGAACCTGGCGAACCCGGGGAGCCGGGTGAGCCTGAGCCCGAGGTGCCCGGTCCGCCCGGGGAGCCCGAGCCTTTCGTGCCCCATGGCAGCATCGACGTCGGCTTCGGTTTCAGTGCCCTGACCGCCGGTTATCAGAACTGGAATGGCCAGTTCGTGCGGGGGGTGCTGGCTTCGGACCCGAACAACACCTGGGCGGCGGAAGTGGCCAACCTGAGCCAGTTCGGCGCCGGCGGCATCCTGTTCGCCCTGGGGAACACCCACGTCATCAACGACGACTGGTACGTGTCCACCGCGGTGAGCAGCAGCGACGGCGGCTTCTTCCTGCCCCGGGCCCGCGGCGACGTGGTGCTCAACCGCAAGTTCCTCGAGGCGCGCAACCTGGTGATCGGTGTCGGCGTTTCCGCCATCAAGGCCAAGGACGTGCACCGGGATCTGGCCCTGACCCTCGGCGCCGCCTACTACTTCGATGCCCCCTGGGTGATCGAGGGCGGCGTGCGCATCAACCGCAGCAACCCGGGCAGCGTGATCACCGACTACTACAACGTGGCGGTCACCTACGGCCGCGACAAGGAGCGCTTCATTTCCCTGCGCTTCGCCCACGGCCAGGAGGGTTACCAGGTGGTGGGGGACACCACCGCCCTGAGCAACTTCTCCAGTCGCGACACCATGCTGACCTGGCGCGAGTGGGTGCAGCGCGATTGGGGCGTGCAGATGCGCGTGGGCGAGTACCGCAACCCCTACTATCAGCGCATCGGCGGCGAGTTCAGCCTGTTCTGGGATTTCTGA
- a CDS encoding fatty acid--CoA ligase, translating to MNPPLIERTPSAYAYPLLIKQLLHTPLATAPDQEIVYRGQVRHTYRDLATRIGRLANALAGQGIAPGSTVAMMDWDSHRYLECFFAVPMMGAVLQTVNIRLSPEQILYTLNHARADVVIVNAEFLPVFEAIRSQLETVKTALFISDDGQPVPPGFAGEYEALLAAAAPDYDFPDFDENARATTFYTTGTTGLPKGVYFSHRQLVLHTLAVGLGLAAAPRQGSLHRDDVYMPLTPMFHVHAWGLPYIATLLGVKQVYPGRYVPATILQLVEQEQVTFSHCVPTILHMLLLAPEGKAIDLSRWKLIIGGSAMTAGLARQARERGIDVFTGYGMSETCPILTLAQIDDADLGEADLPLRTKTGRPVPLVNLMTADGELNPTPRDGKSVGEVVARTPWLTQGYLHNPASSETLWAGGWLHTQDIGHIDARGYLQVTDRIKDVIKTGGEWISSLELEDLIARHPAVGEVAVIGVPDEKWGERPLALVVLRAGQSLDADALRTHLKGYADQGVISRYGVPERIVFVSELAKTSVGKLNKRALREQYAAG from the coding sequence ATGAACCCGCCCCTGATCGAACGCACCCCCTCGGCCTACGCCTACCCGCTGCTGATCAAGCAGCTGCTGCACACGCCCCTGGCCACCGCCCCGGACCAGGAGATCGTCTATCGGGGCCAGGTGCGCCATACCTACCGGGACCTGGCCACGCGCATCGGCCGCCTGGCCAACGCCCTGGCCGGCCAGGGCATCGCCCCGGGCAGCACGGTGGCGATGATGGACTGGGACAGCCACCGTTACCTGGAATGCTTCTTCGCCGTGCCGATGATGGGGGCGGTGCTGCAGACGGTGAACATCCGCCTCTCCCCCGAACAGATTCTCTACACCCTGAACCACGCCCGGGCCGACGTGGTGATCGTCAACGCCGAGTTCCTGCCGGTCTTCGAGGCAATCCGCAGCCAGCTGGAAACGGTCAAGACGGCCCTTTTCATCAGCGACGACGGCCAGCCCGTACCACCGGGCTTTGCCGGTGAGTACGAGGCCCTGCTGGCTGCCGCCGCCCCGGACTACGACTTCCCCGACTTCGACGAGAACGCCCGGGCCACCACCTTCTACACCACCGGCACCACCGGCCTGCCCAAGGGCGTCTATTTCAGCCACCGCCAGTTGGTGCTGCACACCCTGGCGGTGGGCCTGGGGCTGGCCGCGGCGCCGCGCCAGGGCAGCCTGCACCGTGACGACGTGTACATGCCGCTGACGCCGATGTTCCACGTACACGCCTGGGGCCTGCCCTACATTGCCACCCTGCTCGGGGTGAAGCAGGTGTACCCGGGCCGCTACGTGCCGGCCACCATCCTGCAATTGGTGGAACAGGAGCAGGTCACCTTCTCCCACTGCGTGCCGACCATCCTGCACATGCTGCTGCTCGCCCCCGAGGGCAAGGCCATCGACCTGTCGCGCTGGAAGCTGATCATCGGCGGCTCGGCCATGACCGCCGGCCTGGCCCGCCAGGCCCGGGAGCGGGGCATCGACGTGTTCACCGGCTACGGCATGTCCGAGACCTGCCCGATCCTGACCCTGGCCCAGATCGACGACGCCGACCTGGGGGAGGCCGACCTGCCCCTGCGCACCAAGACCGGCCGCCCCGTACCCCTGGTGAACCTGATGACCGCCGACGGGGAGCTCAACCCCACCCCCCGGGACGGCAAGAGCGTCGGCGAAGTGGTGGCGCGCACCCCCTGGCTGACCCAGGGCTACCTGCATAATCCGGCGTCGTCGGAAACCCTGTGGGCCGGCGGCTGGCTACATACCCAGGACATCGGCCACATCGACGCCCGCGGTTACCTGCAGGTTACCGACCGCATCAAGGACGTGATCAAGACCGGCGGCGAGTGGATCTCGTCCCTGGAACTGGAAGACCTGATCGCCCGTCATCCGGCGGTGGGCGAGGTGGCGGTGATCGGCGTGCCCGACGAAAAATGGGGCGAGCGGCCCCTGGCCCTGGTGGTGCTCAGGGCCGGCCAGTCCCTCGATGCCGACGCCCTGCGCACCCATCTCAAGGGCTACGCCGACCAGGGGGTAATCTCCCGCTACGGCGTGCCGGAGCGCATCGTCTTCGTCAGCGAACTGGCCAAGACCAGCGTCGGCAAACTCAACAAACGCGCCCTGCGCGAGCAGTACGCAGCAGGCTGA
- a CDS encoding CinA family protein produces the protein MPTQRDLEALAERAGNLLLARGDWLATAESCTGGWIAQAVTAIAGSSAWFDRGFVTYSNAAKEEMLGVPHQTLISTGAVSEATARAMAEGAIAKSRAQWAVAVSGIAGPSGGSAEKPVGTVCFAWAGPDGVEAVTRHFPGDREAVRAATAALALSHLITRLEGATGSA, from the coding sequence ATGCCCACCCAACGCGACCTGGAAGCCCTCGCCGAGCGGGCCGGTAACCTGCTGCTGGCCCGGGGCGACTGGTTGGCCACGGCCGAATCCTGCACCGGCGGCTGGATCGCCCAGGCGGTCACGGCAATTGCCGGCAGTTCGGCCTGGTTCGACCGGGGCTTCGTCACCTATTCCAATGCAGCCAAGGAAGAGATGCTCGGCGTGCCGCACCAGACCTTGATTTCCACGGGGGCCGTCTCGGAAGCCACGGCCCGCGCCATGGCCGAAGGGGCCATCGCCAAAAGCCGCGCCCAGTGGGCCGTAGCGGTGAGCGGCATCGCCGGCCCCAGCGGCGGCAGCGCGGAGAAACCGGTGGGCACGGTATGCTTTGCCTGGGCCGGCCCGGACGGGGTCGAGGCCGTCACCCGCCACTTCCCCGGCGACCGGGAGGCGGTGCGCGCCGCCACCGCCGCCCTGGCCCTGTCCCACCTCATCACCCGGCTGGAGGGGGCCACCGGCAGCGCCTAG
- a CDS encoding phosphatidylglycerophosphatase A family protein has product MSTRPGLKFLFSHPAHFVACGLGSGLSPFAPGTVGTLFAWATFPVLRHTFPADLPLLVFLLVCFVGGVVAAQRTGRDLGVVDHGAIVWDEIVPFWLVLLFCPAGWLWQTAAFFLFRVFDIVKPFPANYFDEKVKNGFGVMTDDVFAGAYTILVLAIAKFIVG; this is encoded by the coding sequence ATGAGCACCCGCCCCGGCCTGAAATTCCTCTTTTCCCACCCCGCCCACTTCGTCGCCTGCGGCCTCGGCTCCGGCCTGTCGCCCTTCGCCCCGGGCACCGTCGGCACCCTGTTCGCCTGGGCCACCTTCCCGGTGCTGCGCCACACCTTCCCAGCCGACCTGCCCCTGCTCGTCTTTTTGCTGGTGTGCTTCGTCGGCGGCGTGGTGGCCGCCCAGCGCACCGGCCGCGACCTGGGGGTGGTGGACCACGGCGCCATCGTCTGGGACGAGATCGTGCCCTTCTGGCTGGTGCTGCTGTTCTGCCCGGCCGGCTGGCTGTGGCAGACCGCCGCCTTCTTCCTCTTTCGCGTCTTCGACATCGTCAAACCGTTCCCGGCCAACTACTTCGACGAGAAGGTGAAAAACGGTTTCGGCGTGATGACCGACGATGTGTTCGCCGGGGCCTACACCATCCTGGTGCTGGCCATCGCCAAGTTCATCGTCGGCTGA
- the thiL gene encoding thiamine-phosphate kinase: MPGPSSEFDLIDRYFARPTPGAELGPGDDCALVTPTPGMQLAATTDMLVAGTHFFADTDPEGLGWKTLAVNVSDLAAMGARPRWALLAGALPAADEAWIAAFSRGFFACAGAFGVDIIGGDTTRGPLNLCVTALGEVPPGRALRRDGARPGDDLWVSGRPGLANLGLRHLQGGLDLPAAPVADEAPLRDACLAALTRPQPRVALGLALQERGLAHAAIDVSDGLLQDLGHIARRSGLVATVWPERLPALPAGVAATIARDAQLAGGDDYELIFAAPAAAREAIAALGRALALPLTCCGVLAAPDSAPAGTVLVLDAAGQPFPVARRGYDHFSH, from the coding sequence ATGCCCGGCCCCTCCAGTGAATTCGACCTGATCGACCGCTACTTCGCCCGCCCCACCCCCGGGGCGGAGCTGGGGCCGGGGGACGACTGCGCCCTGGTCACGCCGACGCCGGGAATGCAATTGGCCGCCACCACCGACATGCTGGTGGCCGGCACCCACTTTTTCGCCGACACCGATCCGGAAGGCCTGGGCTGGAAAACCCTGGCGGTGAACGTCTCGGATCTCGCCGCCATGGGGGCCCGGCCACGCTGGGCCTTGCTCGCCGGCGCCCTGCCGGCGGCCGACGAAGCCTGGATTGCCGCGTTTTCCCGGGGCTTCTTCGCCTGCGCCGGCGCCTTCGGCGTGGACATCATCGGCGGCGATACCACCCGGGGTCCGCTCAACCTGTGCGTCACCGCCCTGGGCGAGGTGCCGCCGGGCCGCGCCCTGCGCCGCGACGGCGCCAGGCCCGGGGACGACCTGTGGGTCTCCGGCCGCCCCGGCCTGGCCAACCTGGGCCTGCGCCACCTGCAAGGCGGTCTCGACCTGCCCGCGGCGCCGGTCGCGGATGAAGCGCCGCTGCGCGACGCCTGCCTCGCCGCCCTGACCCGCCCCCAGCCCCGGGTCGCCCTCGGCCTGGCCTTGCAGGAACGGGGGTTGGCCCACGCCGCCATCGACGTTTCCGACGGTCTGCTCCAGGACCTGGGCCACATCGCCCGGCGCTCCGGCCTGGTCGCCACGGTCTGGCCCGAGCGCCTGCCGGCCCTGCCCGCCGGGGTCGCCGCGACCATCGCCCGGGACGCGCAACTGGCCGGCGGCGACGACTACGAACTGATCTTCGCCGCTCCCGCCGCGGCCCGGGAAGCCATCGCCGCCCTGGGCCGCGCCCTGGCCCTGCCGCTGACCTGCTGCGGCGTGCTGGCCGCTCCGGATAGCGCCCCGGCCGGCACCGTGCTGGTCCTCGACGCCGCCGGCCAGCCGTTCCCGGTAGCGCGACGCGGCTACGACCATTTCTCCCACTGA
- the nusB gene encoding transcription antitermination factor NusB, which yields MSKNDGKVLRHQVGKPWKPREKSPRRLAREYVIQGLYQWRVGGNDEAAIEATLESLVIAAKAIEAEEAAEFAAANPDAAPETTAKEPPIDRNFFLALLRGVLAQHEALAAEIAPCLDRPFDELSPIEAGVLLLGTFEFKHHPETPYKVILNEAIELAKSFGGTDGHKYVNGVLDKLAARLRPVEVEARKAAPPPSA from the coding sequence ATGAGCAAGAACGACGGCAAGGTCCTGCGCCACCAGGTCGGCAAGCCCTGGAAGCCCCGGGAGAAATCCCCCCGCCGCCTGGCCCGGGAATACGTGATCCAGGGCCTCTACCAGTGGCGCGTCGGCGGTAACGACGAGGCGGCCATCGAGGCCACCCTGGAATCCCTGGTGATCGCTGCCAAGGCGATCGAGGCCGAAGAGGCCGCCGAGTTCGCTGCCGCCAACCCGGATGCGGCGCCCGAGACCACGGCCAAGGAGCCGCCCATCGACCGCAACTTCTTCCTCGCCCTGCTGCGCGGCGTGCTCGCCCAGCACGAGGCCCTGGCGGCGGAAATCGCCCCCTGCCTGGACCGGCCCTTCGACGAGCTGTCGCCGATCGAAGCCGGTGTGCTGCTGCTCGGCACTTTCGAGTTCAAGCACCACCCGGAGACCCCCTACAAGGTCATCCTCAACGAGGCCATCGAACTGGCCAAGTCCTTCGGTGGCACCGACGGGCACAAGTACGTGAACGGCGTGCTCGACAAACTGGCCGCCCGGCTGCGCCCGGTGGAAGTGGAAGCGCGCAAGGCCGCTCCTCCGCCCAGCGCTTGA
- the ribH gene encoding 6,7-dimethyl-8-ribityllumazine synthase codes for MARFNNVFEYDENLAGAGLKVGVVMSRFNQDVCEGLLSACVTQLKQLGVADADITVATVPGALEIPPVLQRLALTNRYNALIALGAVIRGETYHFEVVSNDACRAIMEVQLDTGVPIANGVLTCEDDDQALARMHEKGSDCAKAAVEMANLHAAIAVREGV; via the coding sequence ATGGCCCGTTTCAACAACGTTTTCGAATACGACGAGAATCTCGCCGGCGCCGGCCTCAAGGTCGGCGTGGTGATGAGCCGCTTCAACCAGGACGTGTGCGAAGGCCTGCTCTCGGCCTGCGTCACCCAGCTCAAGCAGCTGGGTGTGGCCGATGCCGACATCACCGTCGCCACCGTGCCCGGCGCCCTGGAAATCCCGCCGGTGCTGCAGCGCCTCGCCCTAACCAACCGCTACAACGCCCTGATCGCCCTGGGCGCGGTGATCCGCGGCGAGACCTACCACTTCGAAGTGGTGTCCAACGACGCCTGCCGCGCCATCATGGAAGTGCAGCTCGACACCGGCGTGCCCATCGCCAACGGCGTGCTCACCTGCGAGGACGACGACCAGGCCCTGGCCCGCATGCACGAAAAGGGCAGCGACTGCGCCAAGGCCGCCGTGGAAATGGCCAACCTGCACGCGGCGATCGCCGTTCGGGAGGGGGTATGA